From a single Miscanthus floridulus cultivar M001 chromosome 8, ASM1932011v1, whole genome shotgun sequence genomic region:
- the LOC136475130 gene encoding SAP-like protein BP-73 isoform X1 encodes MSPSAPALLHHRDVQIGHINGAYSLSILSCFHDQAMTCDFRSRQKGISGSATLPVHHGESRVPPGACFMGTSPMLGPMRVSLVCCASPNHHRPRNSDTSRQQKGGSSRGKGKSYQAKDDSENIDEFDSDIMFSKNGPPISLASNSRPQATSAPGEREKEIVELFKRVQAQLRARGKGREDKKPEPAKVQGERGSVDSLLKLLRKHSVDQRRKSSDDKEQNFDVMRRSNDSGNRQSSTIFGTKSDIQEEQKKPPPAPFKRPASNFRRRSPVPGVKFPPVINAVVDRDADRKSIGSNVADAVQKAKTALDERTATDEPVSMSPYEPDSVIEPENISLEDLDDILDDDEESDADEPDDEYPEPSLEIADVTETDELHVNNSTESSDLSSLKVAELRELAKSRGIKGYSKMKKNELIEVLSSCMA; translated from the exons ATGTCCCCCTCGGCTCCcgccctcctccaccaccgcg ATGTACAGATAGGCCACATAAATGGTGCATACTCTTTAAGCATCTTATCATGTTTCCATGATCAAGCTATGACTTGTGACTTTCGCTCTAGACAAAAAG GGATCTCAGGTAGCGCAACCTTACCTGTGCATCATGGAGAAAGCAGAGTCCCTCCAGGAGCTTGTTTCATGGGCACATCACCTATGTTGGGGCCAATGAGGGTATCCTTGGTATGTTGTGCAAGCCCCAACCACCATAGGCCAAGGAATTCGGATACATCGCGACAACAAAAAGGGGGGTCCTCCAGAGGGAAAGGCAAGTCGTACCAGGCTAAAGATGATTCTGAGAACATTGATGAATTCGATAGCGATATCATGTTCTCCAAGAACGGACCACCAATCTCTTTGGCAAGCAATTCCCGTCCTCAAGCCACATCAGCTCCTGGGGAAAGAGAGAAGGAGATTGTGGAGCTCTTTAAAAGGGTTCAAGCACAGCTGCGAGCTAGGGGGAAAGGCAGGGAAGACAAGAAGCCTGAACCTGCAAAAGTGCAGGGTGAAAGGGGCAGTGTTGATTCACTTCTTAAGCTGCTTAGGAAACACTCTGTGGACCAGAGAAGGAAGAGCAGTGACGACAAAGAACAGAATTTTGATGTAATGAGGAGAAGCAACGATTCTGGAAATAGACAAAGTTCAACCATCTTTGGCACAAAAAGTGACATCCAGGAAGAGCAGAAGAAGCCACCTCCGGCACCCTTCAAAAGGCCAGCTTCAAATTTCAGGCGAAGATCTCCTGTTCCTGGAGTGAAGTTCCCGCCTGTTATCAATGCGGTCGTAGACAGAGATGCCGATCGCAAGTCCATCGGCAGTAATGTCGCCGATGCTGTACAGAAAGCTAAGACAGCTCTTGATGAGAGGACTGCTACAGACGAGCCTGTCTCCATGTCTCCGTATGAACCTGATTCTGTAATAGAACCAGAAAATATTTCTTTGGAAGACCTCGATGACATTTTAGACGACGATGAAGAATCTGATGCAGATGAACCAGACGATGAGTATCCAGAACCTTCTTTGGAAATCGCTGATGTTACAGAGACGGATGAATTGCACGTGAACAACTCCACAGAAAGTTCAGATCTAAGCTCTCTGAAGGTTGCAGAGCTGAGAGAGCTTGCAAAGTCCCGAGGAATCAAAGGCTACTCAAAGATGAAGAAAAACGAGTTGATTGAAGTCTTGAGCAGCTGCATGGCTTGA
- the LOC136475130 gene encoding SAP-like protein BP-73 isoform X2: MSPSAPALLHHRGISGSATLPVHHGESRVPPGACFMGTSPMLGPMRVSLVCCASPNHHRPRNSDTSRQQKGGSSRGKGKSYQAKDDSENIDEFDSDIMFSKNGPPISLASNSRPQATSAPGEREKEIVELFKRVQAQLRARGKGREDKKPEPAKVQGERGSVDSLLKLLRKHSVDQRRKSSDDKEQNFDVMRRSNDSGNRQSSTIFGTKSDIQEEQKKPPPAPFKRPASNFRRRSPVPGVKFPPVINAVVDRDADRKSIGSNVADAVQKAKTALDERTATDEPVSMSPYEPDSVIEPENISLEDLDDILDDDEESDADEPDDEYPEPSLEIADVTETDELHVNNSTESSDLSSLKVAELRELAKSRGIKGYSKMKKNELIEVLSSCMA, from the exons ATGTCCCCCTCGGCTCCcgccctcctccaccaccgcg GGATCTCAGGTAGCGCAACCTTACCTGTGCATCATGGAGAAAGCAGAGTCCCTCCAGGAGCTTGTTTCATGGGCACATCACCTATGTTGGGGCCAATGAGGGTATCCTTGGTATGTTGTGCAAGCCCCAACCACCATAGGCCAAGGAATTCGGATACATCGCGACAACAAAAAGGGGGGTCCTCCAGAGGGAAAGGCAAGTCGTACCAGGCTAAAGATGATTCTGAGAACATTGATGAATTCGATAGCGATATCATGTTCTCCAAGAACGGACCACCAATCTCTTTGGCAAGCAATTCCCGTCCTCAAGCCACATCAGCTCCTGGGGAAAGAGAGAAGGAGATTGTGGAGCTCTTTAAAAGGGTTCAAGCACAGCTGCGAGCTAGGGGGAAAGGCAGGGAAGACAAGAAGCCTGAACCTGCAAAAGTGCAGGGTGAAAGGGGCAGTGTTGATTCACTTCTTAAGCTGCTTAGGAAACACTCTGTGGACCAGAGAAGGAAGAGCAGTGACGACAAAGAACAGAATTTTGATGTAATGAGGAGAAGCAACGATTCTGGAAATAGACAAAGTTCAACCATCTTTGGCACAAAAAGTGACATCCAGGAAGAGCAGAAGAAGCCACCTCCGGCACCCTTCAAAAGGCCAGCTTCAAATTTCAGGCGAAGATCTCCTGTTCCTGGAGTGAAGTTCCCGCCTGTTATCAATGCGGTCGTAGACAGAGATGCCGATCGCAAGTCCATCGGCAGTAATGTCGCCGATGCTGTACAGAAAGCTAAGACAGCTCTTGATGAGAGGACTGCTACAGACGAGCCTGTCTCCATGTCTCCGTATGAACCTGATTCTGTAATAGAACCAGAAAATATTTCTTTGGAAGACCTCGATGACATTTTAGACGACGATGAAGAATCTGATGCAGATGAACCAGACGATGAGTATCCAGAACCTTCTTTGGAAATCGCTGATGTTACAGAGACGGATGAATTGCACGTGAACAACTCCACAGAAAGTTCAGATCTAAGCTCTCTGAAGGTTGCAGAGCTGAGAGAGCTTGCAAAGTCCCGAGGAATCAAAGGCTACTCAAAGATGAAGAAAAACGAGTTGATTGAAGTCTTGAGCAGCTGCATGGCTTGA
- the LOC136478303 gene encoding receptor like protein 22-like, which translates to MMGCTKFSPFVSCTITGRFDSAALARFANLVTLGLSGLDLGDLSLDTLVHNLGSLQKLYLFGVNISVLNPSPTGLVTTPVLQELTMSGCKITGPIDIFLAKLRFLSKLTLDNSDFVPTDRVLESFTNFSSLVLLSLQDCGLNGTFPSRIFHIKSLAILDVSFNKNLSGELPEFKQGSVLQVLVLSGTKFSRPIPESIGNLKNLTILDLYSCQFHGFVSSFAQWPEISMVDLSSNNLTGFLPSDGYLGLDNLMYINLENNSVSGEIPVSLFSHPHLQYLHLSQNNFTGNFLLYPNASQRLRMIDISKNKLQGPIPKSISKLLGLEELDLSSNNFTGTVDLNLIKNYVNMTLLSLSNNRLSVVIMEDGDTNFYQEYPHRLDFLGLASCNLTNVPEFLRHQKLLHLDLSNNNIAGHIPDWIWENGKYDAVNLSHNSFSSIQTDLSVFMYGLFYLDLHSNKIEGALPLPPCETVKLDYSNNHFNSSVTTEFWSQISSSSFVFLSNNSLVGEVPPLLCNGTDIEILDLSFNRFSGLIPPCLLKHKNKLEILKLRGNNFHGSVPQKISKECALQIIDINDNKLEGKLPASLVNCRMLQLLDLGNNEIVDTFPEWLGVLPLLKVLVLNDNRFNGHIDQYGRHKQMHSYFPALQVLDLSSNAFTGGIPTLILKKLKAMMVPSSSGPPSIYTEIIADLNRSPPGYMPYDKSSFTITLKGQETTMVSILPIFMYLDLSNNNFDGTISDGIGDLKLLKGLNLSRNSFTGHIPPRIANMLQLESLDLSYNKLSGKIPPELALLTFLEVLNLSYNHLSGPIPQSNQFSTFPETSFLGNDGLCGKPLPHPCTMNRPPSAPAAPDSSTEVNWDVLGIEVGVISGLATVVITALLWGNGRRWIYYQVDRFFMRVLQPRIHHRRRRRH; encoded by the coding sequence ATGATGGGGTGCACGAAGTTCAGCCCTTTTGTTAGTTGCACCATCACTGGCCGTTTTGATAGTGCTGCTCTTGCAAGGTTTGCCAATTTGGTCACGCTAGGCCTCTCAGGGCTTGACCTTGGAGATCTGAGCCTAGACACCTTGGTTCACAATCTCGGTAGCCTCCAAAAGTTATACCTTTTCGGTGTCAACATTTCGGTCCTCAACCCAAGTCCAACAGGGTTGGTTACAACGCCTGTTCTCCAAGAGCTAACGATGAGTGGTTGCAAGATCACTGGTCCTATTGATATCTTTCTTGCTAAGCTCCGCTTTCTTTCCAAGCTGACACTCGATAACAGTGACTTTGTCCCTACTGATCGTGTACTAGAATCTTTCACAAACTTTTCATCCTTGGTACTTCTCAGCCTTCAAGACTGTGGATTGAATGGAACCTTCCCTTCCAGAATATTTCATATCAAAAGCTTGGCCATCCTGGACGTATCATTTAATAAGAATCTATCCGGTGAGTTGCCGGAGTTCAAACAGGGAAGCGTGCTGCAGGTCTTGGTCCTCAGTGGAACCAAGTTTTCTAGACCAATTCCAGAATCCATCGGCAACCTAAAAAACCTGACCATACTGGACCTTTATTCTTGCCAATTCCATGGGTTCGTCTCGTCCTTTGCTCAATGGCCTGAGATTTCGATGGTCGACTTGTCAAGTAACAACCTAACTGGTTTTCTACCTTCAGATGGCTACCTTGGTCTGGACAACCTAATGTATATCAACCTCGAGAACAACTCAGTATCTGGTGAGATACCTGTATCTTTGTTTTCTCACCCTCATCTACAATATCTACACCTATCGCAGAACAATTTCACTGGGAATTTTCTCTTGTACCCCAATGCATCACAAAGGTTGAGAATGATTGACATAAGTAAGAACAAACTCCAAGGACCAATCCCCAAGTCAATATCCAAGCTTCTAGGATTAGAAGAGCTGGACCTTTCATCAAACAATTTCACTGGTACAGTGGATCTGAATTTGATCAAGAACTACGTGAATATGACCCTTCTATCACTATCCAACAACAGGTTGTCTGTTGTAATAATGGAAGATGGTGATACTAATTTTTATCAGGAATATCCTCATCGTTTGGATTTTCTGGGACTGGCATCATGCAACTTAACAAATGTGCCTGAATTTCTAAGGCACCAGAAACTGTTACATTTAGACCTCTCAAACAACAATATTGCTGGTCACATTCCGGATTGGATTTGGGAGAATGGAAAATATGATGCTGTCAACCTCTCTCATAATTCATTTTCTAGCATACAAACAGATCTGTCTGTATTCATGTATGGTCTTTTTTACCTCGATCTCCATTCCAACAAGATTGAGGGTGCTCTCCCGTTGCCCCCATGTGAAACTGTGAAATTGGACTACTCAAACAATCACTTCAACTCTTCTGTCACGACCGAGTTTTGGTCGCAAATTAGCTCTTCCAGTTTTGTATTCCTGTCAAACAACAGCCTTGTAGGAGAAGTTCCACCTTTGTTATGCAATGGGACAGATATAGAAATTCTAGACCTCTCTTTTAACAGATTTAGTGGATTGATACCACCCTGCTTGCTGAAGCACAAAAACAAGCTCGAGATATTGAAGTTGAGAGGCAACAATTTCCATGGATCCGTGCCTCAAAAGATCAGCAAGGAATGTGCACTTCAAATAATAGATATCAATGACAACAAGTTGGAAGGAAAACTGCCAGCATCTTTGGTCAACTGTCGCATGCTACAACTCCTGGACCTCGGAAACAACGAAATAGTTGACACATTCCCAGAGTGGTTGGGAGTCCTGCCTCTGTTGAAAGTGCTTGTTCTAAATGACAACAGGTTCAATGGTCACATTGATCAGTATGGGAGGCATAAACAAATGCATTCCTACTTCCCAGCACTACAAGTTCTTGACCTTTCTTCAAATGCTTTTACTGGTGGCATACCTACACTGATCCTCAAGAAGTTAAAGGCTATGATGGTACCTTCCTCATCAGGGCCTCCCAGTATATATACTGAAATCATTGCTGATTTAAACAGATCACCTCCAGGTTACATGCCATACGACAAGAGCTCTTTCACAATCACCCTTAAGGGGCAAGAAACAACCATGGTGAGCATCCTGCCAATTTTCATGTACCTAGATCTCTCCAACAACAACTTTGATGGTACCATCTCCGACGGCATTGGCGACCTCAAGTTACTCAAGGGACTAAACCTGTCCAGGAACTCATTCACTGGTCATATCCCTCCTCGGATCGCAAACATGCTGCAGCTGGAGTCACTCGATCTCTCCTACAACAAGCTCTCTGGGAAGATCCCACCGGAGTTGGCCTTGCTCACTTTCCTTGAGGTGCTCAACCTCTCCTACAACCACCTGTCGGGGCCAATACCACAGTCCAACCAGTTCTCAACGTTCCCAGAAACATCCTTCCTGGGGAACGATGGGCTGTGTGGGAAGCCGCTGCCGCACCCATGCACCATGAATCGACCACCGTCGGCTCCTGCTGCACCCGATTCTTCTACAGAAGTGAACTGGGATGTTTTGGGCATTGAGGTAGGGGTCATATCAGGATTGGCCACCGTGGTTATAACCGCGCTGCTGTGGGGTAACGGAAGGAGATGGATATATTATCAAGTGGACAGATTTTTTATGCGTGTCCTACAACCACGGAtccaccatcgtcgtcgtcgtcgccactGA